The bacterium DNA window ACGGCCGCCGCGGAGACGGCGCGCGCCGGCATTATTAGAGGAGGCCCGCTGAAGGAAACCCTGTCCAAGAAACGCCTCGAGGAGCTGCTGGCCTCGCTTCCCGGTCGGCGGGTGCTCGTCGTGGGTGACCTGATGCTGGACCGCTACGTCTGGGGCCGGGTGGAGCGCATCAGCCCCGAGGCGCCGGTTCCGGTGGTCGAGGTGGAGCGGGAGACGTCGCTGGCGGGCGGCGCGGCCAACGTGACCCGCACCGTCGCCGCCCTGGGGGGCGTTCCGCTCCTTTTAGGCGTGGTCGGAGCCGACGAGGACGCCGCGGAGCTGCGCGCCCGGCTCACCGCCGACGGGATAGACCACGGGTACGTCCTCACCGTGCGCGACCGGCCGACCACCCTCAAGACCCGCGTCATGGCCGATCGGCAACAGGTCTGCCGCGTGGACCACGAGATGCGCACCCCGGTGGACGAGGCCGCCCGGGCGAACCTCGCCGCCCGCGGGCGGGAGCTCTTAGCCGGGGCCGACGCCCTCCTCCTCTCCGACTACGGCAAGGGGCTCCTCTCCCCGGGCCTCATCCGCGACCTGGTGGACGCCGCCGGGGGGAAGCCCAGCGCCGTGGACCCCAAGCAGGACCACTTCGCCGCCTACGCCGGGGTGACGGTGGCCACGCCGAACAACCACGAGGCGGGTGGCGCGGTGGGCCGGCGCGGGCGCTACGAGGAGCTGGACGACGTCGCCGCCAGGCT harbors:
- the rfaE1 gene encoding D-glycero-beta-D-manno-heptose-7-phosphate kinase gives rise to the protein MASLPGRRVLVVGDLMLDRYVWGRVERISPEAPVPVVEVERETSLAGGAANVTRTVAALGGVPLLLGVVGADEDAAELRARLTADGIDHGYVLTVRDRPTTLKTRVMADRQQVCRVDHEMRTPVDEAARANLAARGRELLAGADALLLSDYGKGLLSPGLIRDLVDAAGGKPSAVDPKQDHFAAYAGVTVATPNNHEAGGAVGRRGRYEELDDVAARLFELTGLENLLITCGERGMRLYEGPGARAEVIQTVAREVFDVTGAGDTVTGVLTLALAAGASMSEGAHLANLAAGVVIAKVGVATASPAEILRQYDLVAGV